One Coprobacter fastidiosus genomic window, GGGCTGTTTCTTGGTGGTTTACAATAACATTTTTTATAAATAAGGTGCGTACTCGTTTCAATTTGCGTAGCTTATGGTTGATTAACCGCTGTATTGGAGGCGTTATTATTATCATGTCTTTAGTAGGTTGTTTTATGGGTATGTCAGGATATTTCAATCATTAATTTTTTTTTACTATGAAAAAAGTTTTGTCAGTACCTTTTATTCCGGGCTTAAAAGATCAGCCGTTGGAAAAAGCGTGTGAGTTGCTTGAGGAAAAAGCTGCACGGCAAAGTGTGGAGTGCGTGAATTGGCCCGAACAATTTCCGTATAAGCCGATCACTATATTCGATATAGCCCGAAGCGAAACGGCTCTTTACATCAAGTATTTTGTTAGGGGAAATTGTCTGTTGGCATTGAATAGCGAAGATAATTCTCCGGTATGGCAGGATAGCTGTGTAGAGTTTTTTGTGCAAGTTCCGGGTGAAACCGAATATTATAATTTTGAATTCAACTGCATCGGTACGGCATTGGCGTCGAAGCGTCAAAGTCGGGAAATATGCACCCATTTTTCTCCGGAAAAGATGGCATGTATAGAGCGTTATGCTTCAGCCGGACATAAACCGTTTCAGGAGATGCAAGGAATATTTGCATGGGAACTGCTTGTTTCCATCCCTTTCGATTTGATAGGGGTTAACCCTGAATCGTTACCCGAAAAGTTATATGCCAATTTCTATAAATGTGCAGACAATTCGAGTTTACCTCATTATTTGAGTTGGAGTCCTATTGAGACGGAAAATCCCGATTTTCACAGACCCGAATTTTTTGGAGAGATATACTTTAGATGACAAAACAGCGAGGTGTTTCAATACCTCGCTGTTTTGTCTTTTTTGAGCCTTCTTTCTATCTCTTACAGATTGTTGCAAAATCGCAATATTCGCATATTTGAGTATTTTCAGTTTGTTTAAAGGGTATTTCGGGATTAAAGATTTCTTGGATGCATTTATTGAATGTATCTGTAAATTCCTGAATATAAGGGGAAAAGTCATATATAGTTTGTTCTATTCTTTTTTTCTCCGTTTTTATTTCATGGATGATAGACCAGTCGAATTGTATTTTAAATAGATCTCTGAGGTGGTAGATGCCGGGACAGAGAGATTTTGGGTGATTTATTTGGGAATATATCATAGCATACATGAATACTTGCATGATAGCCTTGGGACGATCTCTTTTTTGTGGGTCGAATAGGTCGTACATGGTTTTGAAGGTTGTTTCTCCTTTTCCTGTTTTATAATCTATGATTCTTGTAATGCCGTCTTTTTCATCGATTCGGTCGATAGATCCTTTTAAGCGGATTTGGCGTATTCTGTCGAATGTATGAGTAGTGTCGATAGGAAATTCTGAATGGAGATATATGAATGGAGTATGCTTTCTGTCCGTTATTAAAGTTTGTTTGACATATTTGCGGATAATCTCTCCCGTCAGATAATTTTGCCCGGTTAAGGGGCGTATTCGAGAAGTTTGAAAATAATGTTTGGCAAACATGGCTTCTATTAAGTTTGTTAATAGCGTGTCGTCTTTTTGAATCTTTTCAAGTAAGTCTCCTGTAACGAGTTTTCCCTGCATCCGTTGGTAAATATTCTCCATTACTCCATGATAGATGCTTCCGAATGTACTGGCCTCGACGCTTTCTGCTACTTCGTCTTCTGGAGATACCCTTTCGACATAACCTAAATAAAATTTTAAAGGGCAATCGATATAGGTATTGATGGCGCTTGCCGACAAAGCCCGGTCTCCTCCGGACAGGAATCGGTTTAGCTGTTTTTGAACAAATTCGTTTTTGGGTATTTGAATAATCTGATTTTCTTTAACCGTAATATCGTAACTCATGACCTTTTCTTGAATAGGCACTTGGTAATGATATTTCAGTTGGTAGATGTATCGGCTCATTTCACCGGTTTGTAATCCTTCGGTACGGGTGTCATATAATAAATAAAGTCTTTTTGCCCGATATATCATCCTGTAAAAATAATAGGCATAGATGCTGTCTTGATGTTCTATGGTCGAAAGTCCGAATCCCTTGCGCAAATTATAGGGAATAAATGTATTGGCGACTTTTGTCATCGGAAATATTCCTTCATTCATAGATAGGATGATCAAGTTTTCGAAGTCGAGAGCTCTGGTTTCCAGAACTCCCATTATCTGTAAACCGGAAAGAGGTTCACCTCTGAAAGGAATGGAGATACTTCCTGCCATTTTACCGAGTAGCCGGAAAAATGTAGAAACATTCATTTGTATGTTTTCGTCCTTAATGACGTCTTTCAGCCTTTTTACTGTTATATAATAGTGGAATAAAAACTCTTTTTCTATTTCGGAAAATTGTACGGTATGTTCTTCCTCTTCGGAGTCATTATGATCATTTTGCAGACCCTGCTGTAAATATTCCAAAATGTTGATCAGATAGTCGGCAGCTTGATTCGCAGTTTCTAAGCTTACGAAAAGCAGTTTCAGTAATTCTGTTCTTCCTAATTCCGAAACCGGAATAAATACTTTATTATATTGTTTTATCTCTTTTGATAATAGATTTATTTCATTTTCTCCGGAAAATAGTATATATCGATGACTGAGGATAGAAAGAACTTTTCGATGATAGAATTGTACCTCACCTTGTATCATGCGGTAATGCTTCTGCAAATCGAATATAGATTCCATAAGGCCTGCAACAGGAGTATTAGATAAAGTATATCCCATGGTCACGTTGATCGGGTCGATCGTTTCCGGTATGGAATATAACATCGGGAGTAATAAATGCTCGTCAGGCAAGACGATTGCCGTATTGATTGCTTTTGACGGATCAGGGATAGCTCCGGATGAAATCAATCCGTTCAGGATTTCTTGTGTTTGTTTAGCTTGCCCTACGGCAGACGGAATACCGATCAATTCTATTTCAGGCCAAGTTTCTTTTCCTTTGTCGTTTGCTAATAATAATTTCGAAGGAAAGGCCTTACGATTGCGGGAAAGAAAAAATGTAGCCTTATTATATTCATCTTGGAGGGTCGGAGCGTTATAGTCCCAATAAAAATCGGCGATATCTAATTCTTTTAGTCGATGCATTAGCATTTCTTCAGAAGTACTTAAAACATTTAAGCCGATAAAAACTACCTGGTTGTAAGGAATGTGCAATTCCTCCCGCTGTTTTGCTTTCTCCGCTACTTCTCGGAATATCATACCTTCGTATGCGATTCCTTTGGTTTTTAGCTCGTCTCGAAGAGCCTTATAAAGAGGATACAGAATTTTCCATAAGGCAACGAACTGCATTTTTTTTTCGCTTTCCATTGCCGGTATAAAATGATCCCAAAATCTGCGGATAAACTCTATTTGAGTCTCTGTCAATATATCTGAAAATCTGTTCTCTATCTCTTTCAAATCTTGAATATTAGTGAATAAATCTTTTGCGTTCACTACATATTTATCTACATCGTCGAAATCATTGAGAAGCATTTCTCCCCAAAAAACAAAATTATCGAAACTTTCATCGGAGTTGCTTAAAGTTATATAATGGCGATAAAGAACAAAAAGCATCTGAATTTTATCTGCCGGTTGATAAGGTGTCA contains:
- a CDS encoding PD-(D/E)XK nuclease family protein yields the protein MKPFLYLIAQTFYKKYGKEIQNIAFVFPNRRAGIFFQKYLAEVAGHPLFSPPIMTINDLFIRLTPYQPADKIQMLFVLYRHYITLSNSDESFDNFVFWGEMLLNDFDDVDKYVVNAKDLFTNIQDLKEIENRFSDILTETQIEFIRRFWDHFIPAMESEKKMQFVALWKILYPLYKALRDELKTKGIAYEGMIFREVAEKAKQREELHIPYNQVVFIGLNVLSTSEEMLMHRLKELDIADFYWDYNAPTLQDEYNKATFFLSRNRKAFPSKLLLANDKGKETWPEIELIGIPSAVGQAKQTQEILNGLISSGAIPDPSKAINTAIVLPDEHLLLPMLYSIPETIDPINVTMGYTLSNTPVAGLMESIFDLQKHYRMIQGEVQFYHRKVLSILSHRYILFSGENEINLLSKEIKQYNKVFIPVSELGRTELLKLLFVSLETANQAADYLINILEYLQQGLQNDHNDSEEEEHTVQFSEIEKEFLFHYYITVKRLKDVIKDENIQMNVSTFFRLLGKMAGSISIPFRGEPLSGLQIMGVLETRALDFENLIILSMNEGIFPMTKVANTFIPYNLRKGFGLSTIEHQDSIYAYYFYRMIYRAKRLYLLYDTRTEGLQTGEMSRYIYQLKYHYQVPIQEKVMSYDITVKENQIIQIPKNEFVQKQLNRFLSGGDRALSASAINTYIDCPLKFYLGYVERVSPEDEVAESVEASTFGSIYHGVMENIYQRMQGKLVTGDLLEKIQKDDTLLTNLIEAMFAKHYFQTSRIRPLTGQNYLTGEIIRKYVKQTLITDRKHTPFIYLHSEFPIDTTHTFDRIRQIRLKGSIDRIDEKDGITRIIDYKTGKGETTFKTMYDLFDPQKRDRPKAIMQVFMYAMIYSQINHPKSLCPGIYHLRDLFKIQFDWSIIHEIKTEKKRIEQTIYDFSPYIQEFTDTFNKCIQEIFNPEIPFKQTENTQICEYCDFATICKR
- a CDS encoding carbohydrate-binding family 9-like protein yields the protein MKKVLSVPFIPGLKDQPLEKACELLEEKAARQSVECVNWPEQFPYKPITIFDIARSETALYIKYFVRGNCLLALNSEDNSPVWQDSCVEFFVQVPGETEYYNFEFNCIGTALASKRQSREICTHFSPEKMACIERYASAGHKPFQEMQGIFAWELLVSIPFDLIGVNPESLPEKLYANFYKCADNSSLPHYLSWSPIETENPDFHRPEFFGEIYFR